From the Paenibacillus sp. R14(2021) genome, the window AAAGCAATAGCGCTTCCACCTTCAATTCTATGTATTCCGCGTACAGAGCCGCATAAATCGCACAGCGCTTCCGCAAACTACTGCCATACGACAATGGAAGGAGTGCCCTTATAAGATGACTGAACTGGATCTGCAGCGCTTTAACGTAGGAATAGATTTGGCGCTTGAAGCGAAAGAACTCGCGGAATCGGCAGGGAAAGGCCCAATTCCCGGCGTGCTGTCCGAGGTGACGGAGGATGGCGGTATTACGATTACACGGTTAGAGGTGACGACTGAGGAAGGCTCCAACATCATGGGCAAGATGATGGGGCATTATGTAACGTTTGAAGTTCCGGAGCTTCGCAAGCAGGATACCGGCCTGCAGGATCGCGTCGCTACAAAGCTGGCACAGGAGTTCGCGGCATTCTTGGACCGAGTCGGCATCAGCAAGACAGCCAATGTATTAATCGTCGGGCTTGGCAACTGGAACGTTACCCCCGATGCGCTGGGACCAATCGTTGTTGAGAACGCGCTCGTGACCCGGCATTTCTTTGAACTGATGCCAAATGAAGTCGCGCCGGGCTACCGGAATGTAAGCGCGGTCGCACCAGGCGTTCTTGGCATTACCGGCATCGAATCCAGCGATATCGTACAGGGCATCGTGGACCGTTCGAAGCCCGAGCTTATAATCGCCATCGATGCGCTGGCTTCCAAGGC encodes:
- the gpr gene encoding GPR endopeptidase, producing MTELDLQRFNVGIDLALEAKELAESAGKGPIPGVLSEVTEDGGITITRLEVTTEEGSNIMGKMMGHYVTFEVPELRKQDTGLQDRVATKLAQEFAAFLDRVGISKTANVLIVGLGNWNVTPDALGPIVVENALVTRHFFELMPNEVAPGYRNVSAVAPGVLGITGIESSDIVQGIVDRSKPELIIAIDALASKALERVNTTIQIADTGIHPGSGIGNKRRGLTKEILGVPVIAIGVPTVLYASTIVSNSIDLMREHLRKHANQADNFMGLLDAIDENERLQLVREALGPLGHDLLVTPKEIDQFIEDIANIVASGLNAALHEAVDKSNVAAYTH